From the Lepisosteus oculatus isolate fLepOcu1 chromosome 1, fLepOcu1.hap2, whole genome shotgun sequence genome, one window contains:
- the LOC102684255 gene encoding PACRG-like protein isoform X1, whose translation MSATFRGKPATQKAKAEPALRVTLESQVPVRKPVAKPSDQLNPKTVDPFCGPGKTQSAFSAVYSKGGIPCRLVHGSVKHKLRWEIPPASIDFDPLLVTLAEGLRETKHPYTFVSQEGFRELLLVDGAAEKAIPLLPKLVPALKTALTHKDAEVFERGLNALVQLSAVVGPALNDFLKHILTSLSKRLMDKKYKEKVISALQSLEEHGGKVPCGRYLAVWFLNMAAVQNYY comes from the exons ATGTCCGCAACTTTCCGTGGGAAACCTGCAACACAGAAAGCTAAAGCCGAACCAGCACTAAGAGTGACTTTAGAATCCCAGGTTCCTGTACGTAAGCCTGTGGCAAAGCCCAGTGATCAACTCAACCCAAAGACGGTGGATCCT TTCTGTGGTCCAGGGAAGACACAGTCAGCATTTTCAGCAGTGTACTCCAAAGGGGGCATACCCTGCAG ACTGGTTCATGGATCTGTCAAACACAAGTTGCGGTGGGAAATTCCTCCAGCATCCATTGATTTTGATCCTTTACTTGTGACACTTGCTGAG ggGCTGAGAGAGACTAAACATCCATACACGTTTGTGTCACAAGAGGGCTTTAGAGAGTTACTCCTTGTTGATGGTGCAGCTGAAAAGGCTATACCCTTGCTTCCAAAACTGGTGCCAGCACTAAAAACAGCTCTG ACACACAAGGATGCTGAGGTCTTTGAAAGAGGGTTGAATGCCCTGGTTCAACTAAGTGCTGTTGTTGGTCCTGCTCTGAATGACTTTCTTAAACATATACTCACCAGT cttTCAAAGAGACTGATGGACAAGAAATACAAAGAGAAGGTGATCAGTGCATTACAAAGTCTAGAGGAGCATGGGGGAAAG GTGCCATGTGGAAGATATCTGGCAGTGTGGTTCCTGAATATGGCAGCAGTAcaaaattattattag
- the LOC102684255 gene encoding PACRG-like protein isoform X2, with product MSATFRGKPATQKAKAEPALRVTLESQVPVRKPVAKPSDQLNPKTVDPFCGPGKTQSAFSAVYSKGGIPCRLVHGSVKHKLRWEIPPASIDFDPLLVTLAEGLRETKHPYTFVSQEGFRELLLVDGAAEKAIPLLPKLVPALKTALTHKDAEVFERGLNALVQLSAVVGPALNDFLKHILTSLSKRLMDKKYKEKVISALQSLEEHGGKASFAVIKSKIPTYSSVCS from the exons ATGTCCGCAACTTTCCGTGGGAAACCTGCAACACAGAAAGCTAAAGCCGAACCAGCACTAAGAGTGACTTTAGAATCCCAGGTTCCTGTACGTAAGCCTGTGGCAAAGCCCAGTGATCAACTCAACCCAAAGACGGTGGATCCT TTCTGTGGTCCAGGGAAGACACAGTCAGCATTTTCAGCAGTGTACTCCAAAGGGGGCATACCCTGCAG ACTGGTTCATGGATCTGTCAAACACAAGTTGCGGTGGGAAATTCCTCCAGCATCCATTGATTTTGATCCTTTACTTGTGACACTTGCTGAG ggGCTGAGAGAGACTAAACATCCATACACGTTTGTGTCACAAGAGGGCTTTAGAGAGTTACTCCTTGTTGATGGTGCAGCTGAAAAGGCTATACCCTTGCTTCCAAAACTGGTGCCAGCACTAAAAACAGCTCTG ACACACAAGGATGCTGAGGTCTTTGAAAGAGGGTTGAATGCCCTGGTTCAACTAAGTGCTGTTGTTGGTCCTGCTCTGAATGACTTTCTTAAACATATACTCACCAGT cttTCAAAGAGACTGATGGACAAGAAATACAAAGAGAAGGTGATCAGTGCATTACAAAGTCTAGAGGAGCATGGGGGAAAG GcaagttttgctgttataaaATCCAAAATTCCAACTTACAGCTCTGTTTGCTCTTGA
- the mettl14 gene encoding N6-adenosine-methyltransferase non-catalytic subunit, which produces MNSRLQEIRERQKLRRQLLAQQLGAESADSIGAVLNSKEEQKEIEETRETCRASYDTSSPSTKRKCQNEGEDPEEAVEEQKDEVEQQQPDENVPYEEVYKDSSTFLKGTQSLNPHNDYCQHFVDTGHRPQNFIRDVGLADRFEEYPKLRELIRLKDELIATTNTPPMYLQADLENFDLRELKCKFDVILLEPPLEEYYRESGSIANEKFWTWDDIMKLEIEEISALRSFVFLWCGSGEGLDLGRMCLRKWGFRRCEDICWIKTNKNNPGKTKTLDPKAVFQRTKEHCLMGIKGTVRRSTDGDFIHANVDIDLIITEEPEIGNIEKPVEIFHIIEHFCLGRRRLHLFGRDSTIRPGWLTVGPTLTNSNFNAEAYVSNFNVPNSHLTGCTEEIERLRPKSPPPKSKSERGGGAPRGGGRGGVSAGRGDRGRERNRPNFRGDRGGFRGRGGPHRGVFPPR; this is translated from the exons CTAGGAGCTGAGAGTGCAGATAGCATTGGTGCAGTGTTGAACAGTAAGGAGGAacagaaagaaattgaagaaaccAGAGAGACATGCAG GGCTTCTTATGACACTTCTTCACCTTCTACTAAACGCAAGTGTCAGAATGAGGGAGAAGACCCTGAGGAGGCTGTTGAAGAGCAAAAG GATGAAGTAGAGCAACAGCAGCCTGATGAAAATGTGCCATATGAAGAAGTGTACAAGGATTCTAGTACATTTTTAAAG GGAACTCAAAGCCTGAATCCTCATAATGACTACTGCCAACATTTTGTGGATACTGGTCATAGACCACAAAATTTCATTCGCGATGTAG GTCTTGCTGATAGATTTGAAGAGTATCCTAAACTCAGGGAATTGATAAGATTGAAAGATGAATTGATTGCGACAACAAATACCCCTCCCAT GTATCTACAAGCAGATCTGGAAAATTTTGACTTAAGGGAACTAAAATGCAAATTTGATGTGATTCTCCTCGAGCCACCTTTGGAAGAATATTACAGAGAGTCGGGAAGCATAGCCAATGAGAAGTTTTGGACCTGGGATGAT ATAATGAAACTTGAAATTGAAGAAATCTCTGCACTGAGATCGTTTGTCTTTTTGTGGTGTGGATCTGGTGAAGGCCTTGATCTCGGTAGAATG TGTTTACGAAAATGGGGCTTCCGAAGATGTGAAGACATTTGCTGGATCAAAACCAACAAGAATAAtcctgggaaaacaaaaactctgGACCCCAAGGCAGTCTTCCAGAGAACAAAG GAACACTGCCTCATGGGAATTAAAGGAACAGTAAGGCGAAGCACCGATGGAGATTTCATCCACGCTAATGTGGATATTGACCTGATTATTACAGAGGAACCAGAAATTGGAAACATTGAGAAACCTGTGGAGATCTTTCACATTATTGAACATTTCTGTCTTGGTCGAAGACGGCTCCATCTTTTTGGAAGAGATAGCACGATAAGACCAG GTTGGCTGACAGTGGGGCCAACATTAACCAACAGCAATTTTAATGCTGAAGCATATGTGTCGAACTTCAACGTGCCCAACTCACACTTGACAGGGTGCACGGAAGAGATCGAGAGACTTCGTCCCAAATCCCCGCCTCCAAAATCCAAATCAGAAAGAGGCGGTGGAGCCccaagaggaggaggaaggggagGGGTATCAGCAGGACGTGGAGACCGGGGGAGGGAGCGGAACAGGCCCAATTTCCGTGGTGACAGAGGGGGTTTCAGGGGACGCGGTGGACCTCACAGGGGGGTATTCCCTCCACGATAG